A single genomic interval of Ruminococcus sp. NK3A76 harbors:
- the dnaX gene encoding DNA polymerase III subunit gamma/tau, whose translation MRKTYRALYRKWRPMSFDDVVSQPQVTQTLKNQIKNDKTAHAYLFTGSRGTGKTTCARIFAKAINCLNPKDGEPCLECEICKNADNGTLPDIFEMDAASNSKVDDIRELREGVVYTPEMCKFKVYIIDEVHMLSPGAFNALLKTMEEPPEHVKFVLATTEIHKVPATIVSRCQHFDFRRIRTEDIVARIEYIASQESLTLDNSAAELIARLSDGGMRDALSLLDQCAAYSDNIDTAVVSNAAGIAGRDYLFDIIEKIMARDTAGALAKINELYGMSKDLKVLCSELIEQLRNVMLLKAINGATDLITCLPDELDRLKAIASNVNIDTVLCQLTALQDCLDRFRGAASKRTELEMCIIRLCSSASHRPAPQAVSNEDTQALIARINELEQRLASGQLPQAAPGGNNTPPPVPEKPKKPAKPLKKFDVNNYTPLEDWQQILEKVREEYPGIAAFLQNSAAAIEGDTFNIICASDFYKMKFKASNDTAKLKKIIHDHYNKDFDFMLYTASSVDIGDKDNPINVLKERAKDMGIEVEIKSQD comes from the coding sequence TTGAGAAAAACGTACCGTGCATTATACAGAAAATGGCGGCCAATGTCGTTTGACGATGTCGTTTCTCAGCCGCAGGTCACTCAGACACTCAAAAACCAGATAAAAAATGACAAGACAGCCCACGCCTACCTGTTCACAGGGTCAAGAGGTACGGGTAAGACCACCTGCGCAAGGATATTTGCCAAGGCTATAAACTGCCTGAACCCTAAGGACGGTGAGCCGTGTCTTGAATGTGAGATATGCAAAAACGCCGATAACGGTACCCTCCCCGATATATTTGAGATGGACGCTGCGTCTAACTCGAAGGTGGACGATATCCGTGAGCTGCGTGAGGGCGTTGTGTATACGCCTGAGATGTGCAAGTTCAAGGTGTATATCATAGATGAGGTGCATATGCTCAGCCCCGGTGCTTTCAATGCGCTTTTAAAAACTATGGAGGAGCCGCCTGAGCACGTCAAGTTCGTGCTGGCGACTACCGAGATACACAAGGTGCCTGCCACTATCGTCTCACGCTGCCAGCATTTTGATTTCAGGCGGATAAGGACGGAGGATATTGTCGCAAGGATAGAATATATAGCATCGCAGGAGAGCCTGACGCTTGATAACAGCGCTGCTGAGCTTATAGCAAGGCTTTCTGACGGCGGCATGAGAGATGCGCTCTCGCTGCTCGACCAGTGTGCGGCGTATTCTGATAATATCGACACGGCAGTTGTTTCAAACGCCGCAGGCATCGCCGGGCGTGACTACCTGTTCGATATCATAGAAAAGATAATGGCCAGGGACACCGCAGGTGCTCTTGCAAAGATAAACGAGCTCTACGGCATGAGCAAGGACCTTAAGGTGCTCTGCTCAGAGCTTATAGAGCAGCTGAGAAACGTGATGCTCTTAAAGGCTATCAACGGTGCGACAGACCTTATAACCTGCCTGCCCGATGAGCTTGACAGACTAAAGGCTATCGCTTCAAATGTAAACATCGACACGGTGCTCTGTCAGCTTACAGCACTGCAGGACTGCCTTGACAGGTTCAGGGGTGCGGCTTCCAAGAGAACAGAGCTTGAAATGTGCATAATAAGGCTCTGCTCGTCCGCTTCGCACAGGCCGGCACCGCAGGCAGTCTCAAATGAGGACACGCAGGCGCTGATAGCTCGGATAAACGAGCTCGAACAGCGGCTCGCATCAGGCCAGCTGCCGCAGGCAGCCCCGGGCGGTAACAATACACCTCCCCCGGTGCCCGAAAAGCCCAAGAAGCCTGCAAAGCCGCTCAAAAAGTTCGATGTCAACAACTACACGCCGCTTGAGGACTGGCAGCAGATACTCGAAAAGGTCAGGGAGGAATATCCCGGCATAGCGGCATTTTTGCAGAACTCTGCCGCAGCGATAGAGGGCGATACCTTCAACATCATCTGTGCGAGCGACTTCTACAAGATGAAATTCAAGGCGTCAAACGACACCGCAAAGCTAAAGAAGATCATTCACGATCACTATAACAAAGACTTCGATTTCATGCTCTACACAGCAAGCTCTGTGGATATCGGGGACAAGGACAACCCGATCAACGTGCTCAAAGAGCGTGCAAAGGACATGGGTATCGAGGTTGAGATAAAATCACAAGATTAA
- a CDS encoding YbaB/EbfC family nucleoid-associated protein, which yields MKARLPQGMGKGPSNNMNQMIKQAQKMQSDITALQEDLEQREFSASVGGGMVDITINGKRNVLSLNIKPEVVNPDDIEMLQDLIMSAFNEAVAKLDEESDAEMQKLTGGVSFPGLF from the coding sequence ATGAAAGCAAGACTTCCCCAGGGAATGGGCAAAGGCCCCTCAAACAACATGAACCAGATGATAAAGCAGGCTCAGAAGATGCAGAGCGATATCACAGCTTTACAGGAAGACCTTGAGCAGAGAGAGTTCTCGGCATCTGTAGGCGGCGGTATGGTAGATATCACTATCAACGGCAAGAGAAACGTGCTTTCTCTCAACATCAAGCCTGAGGTAGTAAACCCTGACGATATCGAGATGCTCCAGGACCTTATCATGAGCGCATTCAACGAGGCTGTTGCTAAGCTCGACGAGGAGAGCGACGCTGAGATGCAGAAGCTCACAGGCGGCGTTTCATTCCCCGGCCTCTTCTGA
- the recR gene encoding recombination mediator RecR, which produces MADASALPLVILAEQFAKLPGIGMKSAQRLAYHVMEMDEADAKAFISAFEGARKKIKTCRVCLNFTDREVCPICSSPKRDRKTICVVESPKDVTAFERTKEYTGVYHVLHGLISPVEGVMPDMIHIKELIKRVSTDEVDEVIMATNPTVEGEATAMYIAKLLKPFEVKVTRLAFGLPVGGMLEYADEVTLFRALENRNEI; this is translated from the coding sequence ATGGCTGATGCGAGTGCTTTGCCGCTCGTCATTCTCGCTGAGCAGTTTGCAAAGCTGCCCGGCATAGGAATGAAATCGGCGCAGCGCCTTGCCTACCACGTCATGGAAATGGACGAGGCTGATGCAAAGGCGTTCATAAGCGCTTTTGAGGGCGCAAGAAAAAAGATAAAGACCTGTAGGGTGTGCCTCAACTTCACAGACAGAGAGGTCTGCCCGATATGCTCCTCCCCCAAGCGTGACCGGAAGACTATCTGCGTGGTAGAGAGCCCGAAGGACGTTACGGCGTTTGAGAGGACGAAGGAGTACACAGGCGTGTACCATGTGCTGCACGGGCTTATTTCCCCGGTAGAGGGCGTTATGCCTGACATGATACACATCAAGGAGCTTATAAAAAGAGTCAGCACCGACGAGGTAGACGAGGTCATCATGGCTACAAACCCCACCGTCGAGGGAGAAGCGACCGCTATGTATATAGCAAAGCTGCTCAAACCCTTTGAGGTGAAGGTGACAAGGCTCGCATTCGGGCTGCCGGTAGGCGGTATGCTTGAATACGCCGATGAGGTGACGCTTTTCAGGGCTCTGGAAAACAGAAATGAGATATAA